The following coding sequences are from one Syntrophales bacterium window:
- a CDS encoding type II toxin-antitoxin system RelE/ParE family toxin: MANQKEKPLVWLGSSKKDLMALPVIVRKFFGHALDFAQRGEQHDAAKVLKGFGGAGVLEIVENDQGNTYRAAYTVKFENAVFVLHVFQKKSKSGIATPKPDMDIIRERLKVAEKFLQEMRDE; the protein is encoded by the coding sequence ATGGCGAATCAAAAAGAAAAACCGCTCGTATGGTTGGGTAGCAGCAAAAAAGACTTAATGGCGCTGCCCGTGATTGTTCGCAAGTTCTTTGGTCATGCCTTGGACTTTGCCCAGCGCGGAGAGCAGCACGATGCAGCCAAAGTTCTGAAAGGCTTTGGCGGTGCGGGCGTACTGGAGATCGTTGAGAATGACCAGGGAAACACTTACCGCGCTGCATACACAGTCAAGTTCGAGAATGCGGTTTTTGTATTGCATGTGTTCCAGAAAAAGAGCAAGAGCGGCATTGCGACACCAAAGCCGGATATGGACATCATCCGCGAACGCCTGAAAGTCGCGGAGAAGTTTTTACAGGAGATGCGGGATGAATAA